Proteins encoded in a region of the Stieleria neptunia genome:
- a CDS encoding sulfotransferase family protein: MAENTMTMRDIGACPAPVFVTGTQRSGTTLLHHVLDSSSVLWSRNEMYEVHPLVFGKNTHQGEQNRTLVSQLEKFLRLDLSDIGSDNCGTEGARILEEAMCRGTRRRGKKRWCIKDPRLSHFLDACSTAFPDAHFIIIIRDPRAVCRSYLSKKGFTVGRPANWIAAAERWEGEVRMQLQFLYRNQGRATLVIYEELLQDFESQLRRVCDAIGIQLEPQMLNYFQRDTEINIHEGNKNIFKPPDLELANKWRSELSEKQIRTVESVTARTMETLGFERLFEWRELHQAQKWLSRIHDRVMRELRWQRHKLQQPRKEKGVA; this comes from the coding sequence TTCTGCACCATGTACTGGACTCATCCAGTGTATTGTGGAGCCGAAACGAGATGTACGAGGTGCATCCGCTGGTATTTGGTAAGAACACGCACCAAGGAGAGCAAAACCGAACGCTGGTTTCCCAACTTGAAAAGTTCTTGCGGCTTGATCTGTCAGACATAGGCAGCGACAACTGTGGTACTGAGGGTGCTAGGATCCTGGAGGAGGCAATGTGTCGTGGGACCCGTCGCCGCGGGAAAAAGCGATGGTGCATAAAAGATCCTCGTCTCTCGCATTTCCTGGATGCCTGTTCCACTGCATTTCCAGACGCTCATTTCATAATAATTATCCGAGACCCCAGGGCGGTGTGCCGCAGCTACCTCAGCAAGAAGGGATTCACAGTGGGGCGTCCAGCCAACTGGATTGCCGCTGCGGAACGATGGGAAGGAGAGGTGCGAATGCAATTGCAGTTTTTATACCGAAACCAGGGGCGTGCTACACTCGTAATCTACGAGGAACTGCTGCAGGACTTCGAGTCGCAATTGCGTCGTGTTTGCGATGCAATTGGGATTCAGCTGGAGCCGCAGATGCTGAACTATTTTCAGCGTGACACGGAGATCAATATCCACGAAGGAAACAAAAATATCTTCAAGCCCCCAGATCTCGAACTGGCCAACAAATGGCGTTCGGAACTGTCGGAGAAGCAGATTCGCACAGTGGAGTCGGTTACCGCCAGGACGATGGAAACTTTGGGATTCGAAAGATTGTTTGAGTGGCGTGAGCTTCACCAAGCCCAGAAGTGGCTCTCCCGAATCCACGACCGAGTGATGCGTGAACTGCGGTGGCAGCGTCACAAATTGCAACAGCCCCGCAAAGAAAAAGGCGTTGCATGA
- a CDS encoding O-antigen ligase family protein has translation MIALIFVFSLLAAVCAVSITKPHVGIIGFYGFVLLDPTWNWRWALPEGFQYQKFIFASIIIGFFLSGFRTQQLSNLSKHGILAGTLFYLACRLSAASSIAPEATEFFMGVIWKELLVLLLAILVLDSPGKLKALLVVVVLAQGYNALQINLEYFQTAFSRYAYRPWGSSGADNNGYSIITTPVLLISISLGLFERRIWTRCLFLGIGLLQAHQIMLMQSRGCMLASVLAIAICIFYMPRRNGNVKWAAVAVFLGAMLAGPSVVEEFSSSFAEGDQRDSSADSRLHLWRAGWKITMDHPVSGVGPNAARVLVPLPQYYEGGLNQPSKALHNLFFDVSTGVGLPGFFCYFFLFCGPLWYSYKTYEKRNAEDDLGPVRLATFTGIIAYLVASMFSSGILFESCYILIASGYCVTNIDLTSAKSHGNPL, from the coding sequence GTGATCGCACTCATTTTCGTATTCAGTTTGTTGGCCGCGGTATGCGCCGTTTCAATCACAAAACCACATGTGGGAATCATTGGTTTCTATGGGTTTGTCTTACTGGATCCGACTTGGAATTGGCGCTGGGCGCTCCCCGAAGGCTTTCAGTACCAGAAGTTCATCTTCGCTTCAATCATTATCGGATTTTTCCTGAGCGGATTCCGAACCCAGCAGCTGAGCAACCTCTCTAAGCACGGAATTCTTGCTGGAACGCTGTTTTATTTGGCGTGTCGGCTATCGGCAGCATCGAGCATCGCCCCCGAAGCAACGGAGTTCTTTATGGGGGTAATCTGGAAAGAGTTGCTAGTGCTGCTGCTGGCCATATTAGTGCTCGATTCTCCGGGGAAGCTTAAGGCGTTGCTGGTCGTTGTGGTACTCGCCCAAGGGTATAACGCACTCCAGATCAATTTGGAGTACTTTCAAACAGCCTTCTCTCGCTACGCCTACCGGCCTTGGGGTTCTTCGGGAGCGGACAACAATGGCTACTCAATTATCACAACCCCAGTGTTGCTAATATCAATTTCGTTGGGATTGTTTGAAAGGCGAATATGGACGCGGTGCCTGTTCTTGGGCATTGGGTTGCTACAGGCTCACCAGATCATGCTGATGCAATCACGAGGGTGTATGCTGGCCTCGGTGCTTGCCATCGCGATTTGCATCTTCTATATGCCTCGAAGGAATGGTAACGTGAAGTGGGCTGCCGTCGCAGTGTTTTTGGGGGCGATGCTTGCCGGGCCGTCGGTTGTCGAGGAGTTTTCCTCATCCTTCGCGGAAGGAGACCAAAGGGATAGCTCGGCAGACTCTCGCCTGCACCTGTGGAGGGCAGGTTGGAAGATAACGATGGACCATCCAGTTTCTGGCGTTGGCCCCAATGCGGCGCGAGTCCTCGTCCCGCTGCCGCAGTACTATGAGGGTGGATTAAACCAGCCCAGCAAAGCACTTCACAATCTATTCTTTGACGTCTCAACGGGGGTCGGGCTCCCCGGGTTTTTCTGCTATTTCTTTCTGTTCTGCGGACCTCTGTGGTACAGCTATAAAACGTACGAAAAACGAAACGCGGAAGACGACCTTGGCCCCGTCCGGCTCGCAACCTTCACCGGCATCATCGCCTACTTGGTCGCCAGTATGTTTTCGAGCGGGATATTATTTGAATCGTGCTATATCCTGATCGCATCGGGGTATTGCGTGACCAACATTGATTTAACGTCTGCAAAATCTCATGGAAATCCACTGTAG
- a CDS encoding ISAzo13 family transposase, with protein sequence MSVRVGGDPDEPDVVYTNLASTEMAEKAAEAGTPVSDKTVSAWLNSLKIGFRKMIKTISGGLSADREQQFDLIAGHVESYQAAGNPVFSIDTKSKEFLGRLYRAGRIRTTEPIEAFDHDFPSWADGVVIPHGIYDIGRNAGHVNIGLSHETSRFATDSLKWYWNRIGKRCYPDTNSILLLCDCGGSNSASKYIFKHYLQKLVDTIGIEIRVAHYPSYCSKYNPIERRFFPHLGRACSGMLFDKLETVVKLMRNTSTRTGLRTTVNVLRGLYETGENATATMKAALRTVFDEQIPRWNYRFSPINRH encoded by the coding sequence TTGAGCGTTCGTGTTGGAGGCGATCCTGATGAGCCCGACGTGGTTTACACAAACCTGGCCTCCACTGAAATGGCTGAGAAGGCGGCCGAGGCCGGCACCCCTGTGAGCGACAAGACGGTCTCCGCTTGGCTGAATAGCTTGAAGATCGGTTTTCGAAAAATGATCAAAACTATTTCCGGTGGCTTGTCAGCGGATCGCGAGCAGCAGTTTGATCTCATCGCAGGACATGTGGAGAGCTATCAGGCTGCCGGCAATCCGGTCTTTTCGATCGACACAAAAAGCAAAGAATTCCTGGGCCGTCTTTACCGGGCCGGTCGCATTCGCACCACAGAGCCCATTGAAGCGTTCGACCACGACTTTCCGAGTTGGGCTGATGGCGTTGTGATTCCTCACGGAATCTACGACATCGGACGAAATGCTGGGCACGTCAACATTGGACTCTCTCACGAGACGAGTCGCTTCGCGACCGATAGCCTCAAATGGTACTGGAACCGGATAGGGAAACGTTGTTATCCGGATACCAATTCCATTTTGCTATTGTGCGATTGCGGCGGTAGCAACTCAGCTTCAAAATACATCTTCAAGCACTACCTTCAAAAGTTGGTCGACACGATCGGCATCGAAATTCGGGTAGCCCACTATCCAAGCTACTGTTCAAAATACAATCCGATTGAACGCCGTTTTTTTCCGCATCTTGGACGTGCTTGCTCCGGGATGCTTTTCGATAAGTTGGAAACAGTTGTCAAGTTGATGCGGAACACATCGACTCGGACCGGCCTTCGCACTACGGTCAACGTCTTGCGAGGGTTGTACGAGACGGGTGAGAACGCGACCGCAACAATGAAAGCAGCTCTGCGTACAGTTTTTGACGAACAAATACCGAGATGGAACTATCGATTCTCGCCAATTAACCGACACTAA
- a CDS encoding putative capsular polysaccharide synthesis family protein, producing the protein MVKQSHIEEYLREPIFIFQMGKVGSSSLRSTLAANHRGLVVHAHKYAMLTKKQKWLLRWRMRLKLPVKVICPVRDPLSRNISSFFQNFKRDTGVDFGERNWSNQELLELFLRFYNHADCLDWFDRHLRTTFGVDVLSVPFPIQEKWGVYRQGAVDLLVYRSDLGHAKQLEIVSQFTKKDIRKWNYNNISAGKDYGDIYKKFVASVKLPRVYTSIVCGSAFCRTFWSDTEIDAMKKRYGA; encoded by the coding sequence ATGGTGAAGCAATCGCACATCGAAGAGTATTTGCGGGAACCCATATTTATCTTCCAGATGGGGAAGGTAGGCTCATCTTCGCTGCGGTCAACACTGGCCGCCAACCATCGTGGTCTTGTTGTGCACGCGCACAAGTACGCAATGCTCACAAAGAAACAAAAATGGCTGCTTCGTTGGCGGATGCGTCTCAAGCTCCCAGTAAAGGTTATTTGCCCTGTGCGGGACCCATTGAGCAGGAACATCTCGTCCTTCTTTCAGAATTTCAAACGAGACACTGGTGTAGACTTCGGCGAACGAAATTGGTCGAACCAAGAACTGCTTGAGCTATTCCTTCGGTTCTACAATCATGCAGATTGCCTTGATTGGTTTGACAGACACCTGAGGACAACCTTCGGCGTTGATGTCTTGTCAGTTCCGTTTCCTATCCAGGAGAAATGGGGTGTCTATCGGCAAGGTGCAGTTGATTTACTTGTGTACCGATCTGACTTAGGGCACGCCAAGCAACTTGAGATTGTTTCTCAGTTTACTAAAAAAGACATCCGCAAATGGAATTACAACAACATTTCCGCAGGCAAGGACTATGGCGATATATACAAGAAATTCGTGGCGTCGGTGAAGCTCCCGAGAGTCTACACCTCAATTGTTTGCGGATCAGCATTTTGCAGGACGTTTTGGAGCGATACCGAGATCGATGCAATGAAAAAAAGGTACGGTGCGTAG
- a CDS encoding sulfotransferase family 2 domain-containing protein has product MISHKYQCIFIHIPRVAGTSIEKWLCGSDWWEIDPATKHLLASQARQLYSDFWESYFKFTFVRNPWDRMVSALKFPDYFGVRYDRGRIPPFGRSLDFGGYKTRFGPDPVVEFDHRFYERSSIVSPRHAAKQVYGNIIDEPIDFIGRFETLVKDCSQLRDILGVDEIMTIHSEKSTRKARYRHYYNTSTAQEVADMYANDNERFGFAF; this is encoded by the coding sequence ATGATTTCTCACAAGTACCAATGTATTTTTATCCACATCCCCCGAGTCGCCGGAACTTCAATCGAAAAATGGCTTTGCGGATCGGATTGGTGGGAGATTGACCCCGCAACCAAGCATCTCTTGGCGTCGCAAGCAAGACAGCTTTATAGTGATTTCTGGGAATCGTACTTCAAGTTCACGTTCGTACGAAATCCATGGGACCGAATGGTGTCTGCCTTAAAGTTTCCAGATTATTTCGGTGTTCGCTATGATCGAGGGCGTATTCCACCGTTCGGCCGAAGCCTAGACTTCGGCGGATACAAAACACGATTCGGCCCGGACCCCGTCGTGGAGTTTGACCACAGATTCTATGAACGGTCGTCAATCGTCTCCCCAAGGCATGCAGCTAAACAAGTTTATGGAAACATAATTGACGAACCAATCGACTTTATCGGGCGTTTCGAAACGCTGGTGAAGGACTGCAGTCAACTTAGGGACATCCTCGGAGTCGATGAGATCATGACGATTCACTCCGAGAAGAGCACGCGAAAAGCCAGGTACCGGCACTACTACAATACTTCAACAGCCCAAGAAGTCGCTGATATGTATGCGAATGACAACGAACGATTTGGGTTCGCGTTCTGA
- a CDS encoding IS630 family transposase — protein sequence MARPATVFAKITNQQQRDRLIELWKQHPNHYTRIRAHAILLSDAQYEIEQIVDILSVSRDSVRAWIKHFEQDGPDALLDEKRPGGPKKLNEQEEQILKDLLRQFPSRPATVLSRLRTRTGKSISRHSLRRYARRFNLSWKRFRRSLRKKRDEKAFRLAQEELAELLNEPELDVVYFDEAGFSLKGVVPYGWLPIGERTDVPVTGAHGATVQALGFEHQDGTTHTYLHKGYVNTQTVIEIMDDFCETIDQTTVVILDNASCHTSGAFEASIERWAERGLLVYHLPPYSPELNSIERLWRQLKYQQMPATAWERFKTLLQTLTTKLCEIGEVTYMPSLESYAE from the coding sequence ATGGCAAGACCTGCAACCGTTTTCGCGAAAATCACGAACCAGCAGCAACGTGACCGTCTGATTGAGCTTTGGAAACAGCATCCAAACCATTACACACGAATACGGGCACACGCGATTCTTCTGAGCGATGCTCAATACGAAATTGAGCAGATCGTCGATATTCTTAGTGTCAGTAGAGACAGCGTGCGAGCTTGGATCAAACACTTTGAACAAGACGGACCAGACGCCCTGCTGGACGAAAAGCGACCAGGCGGACCGAAGAAGCTCAATGAACAGGAAGAGCAAATCCTCAAAGATTTGTTGCGGCAATTTCCCTCCCGGCCTGCCACAGTCCTGTCGCGTTTGCGAACACGGACCGGCAAATCGATCAGCCGACATTCGCTGCGTCGTTACGCCCGACGATTCAATTTGAGCTGGAAGCGGTTTCGGCGCAGCCTGCGGAAAAAACGAGACGAAAAGGCTTTCCGGTTGGCTCAAGAGGAACTCGCCGAGTTGCTCAATGAACCTGAACTGGATGTCGTATACTTTGACGAAGCGGGATTTTCGCTTAAGGGCGTGGTGCCATACGGATGGCTTCCCATCGGCGAACGGACCGATGTGCCAGTCACCGGCGCCCATGGGGCGACGGTTCAGGCACTTGGCTTTGAGCATCAAGATGGAACCACCCATACCTATCTTCACAAAGGGTACGTCAACACGCAAACGGTCATTGAAATCATGGATGATTTTTGTGAGACGATTGACCAAACAACGGTGGTCATCCTCGACAATGCATCTTGCCACACCAGCGGAGCTTTTGAAGCATCGATCGAACGCTGGGCAGAGCGTGGGCTGCTGGTTTATCATCTTCCGCCGTATAGTCCCGAACTGAATTCGATCGAGCGACTATGGAGGCAACTAAAGTATCAACAAATGCCCGCCACGGCCTGGGAACGATTCAAAACCTTGTTACAAACGCTGACGACGAAGCTATGCGAAATCGGTGAGGTAACCTACATGCCATCACTTGAAAGTTATGCCGAATAA
- a CDS encoding FkbM family methyltransferase: protein MKYYSQFGEDYLLRRVFKEKSKGFYIDVGAHDGINLSNTYLFENLGWSGLCVEANPAIFELCRKARPNATCVNAACMGSANRNSIELYTDPSGFYSGTDSASTRESAEAAFRARGEPSPRISSITVPATTLDKILEQAFPGRVEVDFLSVDVEGAELEVLKGFDIGRYRPRLMVLEANSKEEDQMLDEYAVSRHGYTKARRMYVNNFYVRDPEDVALVANTWVKCRLARMEDELGELVKLGHVDSVGWSRPAELKGWPFVKEWIRKELQFLIERP, encoded by the coding sequence ATGAAGTATTACAGCCAATTTGGGGAAGACTATCTGCTCAGGCGGGTTTTTAAGGAAAAGTCAAAAGGGTTTTATATAGATGTCGGAGCTCACGATGGGATCAATTTGAGCAACACCTATCTTTTCGAGAATCTTGGATGGTCGGGGCTTTGCGTCGAAGCGAATCCCGCAATCTTCGAACTCTGCCGAAAAGCTAGGCCAAATGCGACTTGTGTAAACGCTGCGTGCATGGGGTCAGCAAACAGGAATTCTATTGAACTGTATACTGACCCATCGGGATTCTACTCAGGAACCGATTCAGCAAGCACAAGAGAGTCGGCAGAAGCAGCGTTTCGGGCAAGAGGGGAGCCTTCCCCTCGGATTAGCTCAATTACGGTACCGGCTACGACCTTGGACAAAATTCTGGAGCAAGCCTTCCCGGGCAGGGTAGAGGTTGATTTCTTGTCAGTTGACGTAGAAGGTGCGGAATTGGAGGTGTTGAAAGGGTTCGATATTGGTCGATACCGCCCTCGCCTGATGGTGCTGGAAGCGAATAGCAAAGAAGAGGACCAGATGCTTGATGAGTATGCTGTTTCACGCCATGGGTACACGAAAGCAAGGAGGATGTATGTCAATAATTTTTATGTGCGAGACCCCGAGGATGTTGCATTAGTTGCCAATACTTGGGTGAAATGTCGTCTTGCCAGGATGGAGGATGAGCTAGGTGAGTTGGTCAAGCTCGGCCACGTAGATTCTGTTGGCTGGAGTCGCCCGGCGGAGTTAAAGGGTTGGCCATTTGTCAAGGAGTGGATTAGGAAAGAGTTGCAGTTTTTGATTGAACGGCCTTGA
- a CDS encoding transposase, which translates to MLTAVRRHLVGRMPVSGLCGGLGGGQPTQIYQWKEMLYGNGVCAFAKPGRKARRDDANEIRIKALDSKIQLNIEVVGELLWEHVQLKKGLGSLNRSMGFSDTPSFAMPTVGLDAPRLL; encoded by the coding sequence ATGCTCACCGCAGTCCGTCGCCATTTGGTCGGCAGGATGCCGGTTTCCGGCCTTTGTGGCGGACTTGGGGGGGGGCAGCCGACTCAGATTTACCAGTGGAAGGAAATGCTCTACGGAAATGGCGTGTGCGCTTTTGCCAAGCCCGGGCGGAAGGCCAGGCGTGATGACGCAAACGAAATAAGAATCAAAGCCCTGGATTCCAAGATTCAGCTCAATATTGAAGTCGTCGGCGAACTTCTTTGGGAGCACGTTCAGCTAAAAAAGGGCTTGGGGAGCCTTAACAGGAGCATGGGCTTCAGCGACACCCCGTCGTTCGCTATGCCTACGGTTGGACTGGACGCGCCGAGGCTCCTGTGA
- a CDS encoding DDE-type integrase/transposase/recombinase, which yields MKDWGKQAILDFHQANPLEGYRRQTFMMLDGNFFALSLSSVYCVLREVGEMGRLNSKKSKKRAGFGQPSAGHDHWRVDVSYLKVYRTLYLMCSVLGGCSRSIVHWEMREKMEGTNVEVVLQRVREKCPDAKPRMNTDNGPQFFSCDFKEFIRIAGMTSVKTSPHLSAKQRKVELITVRSNATPSGQSRSDLSRMRVAL from the coding sequence ATGAAAGATTGGGGGAAGCAAGCGATTCTGGACTTTCATCAGGCCAATCCGCTGGAGGGTTACCGCCGCCAGACGTTCATGATGCTCGATGGGAATTTCTTTGCGCTGAGCCTGTCGAGTGTCTACTGCGTGCTGCGGGAAGTTGGCGAGATGGGGCGTTTGAATAGCAAGAAGTCAAAGAAGCGTGCGGGCTTCGGCCAGCCTTCGGCAGGTCACGATCATTGGCGCGTGGATGTCAGTTACTTGAAAGTCTACCGCACGCTGTACTTAATGTGCAGCGTACTCGGCGGTTGCTCGCGTAGCATTGTCCACTGGGAGATGCGTGAGAAAATGGAAGGGACGAATGTTGAAGTGGTCCTTCAGCGAGTACGGGAAAAGTGCCCCGATGCAAAGCCTCGAATGAATACCGACAACGGCCCACAATTTTTCTCGTGTGACTTCAAGGAATTTATTCGGATCGCAGGGATGACAAGTGTCAAAACATCACCCCACCTATCTGCAAAGCAACGGAAGGTCGAACTTATCACCGTACGATCAAATGCGACTCCATCCGGGCAAAGCAGATCGGATCTGTCGAGGATGCGCGTCGCGTTGTGA
- a CDS encoding acyltransferase family protein — MNPSSRNAWLDVLRAMAIVLVINCHTASTHAHQFGPTTWTRVWGIGGHGVDLFFVLSGWLLGNLLFRELKRTGRVQLTRFWGRRWLRTLPAYYTVLVLTLAQAIWQGRFEWRQMSFFVFFQTYIFESQPFFGVSWSLCVEEHFYLIIAPLILVIGKRRHLGLAFFFLMLGIPVLLRVYGLYEHRNQTHVRLDQCASGVALAYFFVFYPVAWGRLKQSLPVLALIALALATGLVLNRVGVISMPERLAYFTFISMVLVLFSEYGRWWQSRAHHPLILYLATRSYSLYLVHIEAISLVDKIHIENALARCAVIWFFSLLCAELLYRLIERPGMELRGKMSTLRSEHAPVPKQPIEHESHGNVSANLIETTRSR; from the coding sequence ATGAACCCCTCATCTCGAAATGCATGGCTAGATGTGCTACGGGCAATGGCGATCGTGTTGGTGATTAACTGCCACACCGCAAGCACACACGCGCACCAGTTTGGCCCGACGACATGGACCAGGGTTTGGGGAATCGGTGGGCACGGGGTTGACCTTTTTTTTGTGTTAAGCGGCTGGCTACTTGGTAATTTGCTCTTCAGGGAACTAAAACGTACGGGAAGAGTGCAGCTCACGCGTTTTTGGGGGCGTCGCTGGCTTCGCACGCTTCCAGCCTATTACACTGTGTTAGTCCTCACACTTGCCCAGGCGATATGGCAGGGCCGATTCGAATGGCGGCAAATGTCGTTCTTTGTGTTTTTTCAGACATATATTTTCGAGTCGCAGCCATTTTTTGGTGTCAGTTGGTCCTTGTGTGTGGAAGAGCACTTTTATTTAATCATTGCGCCGTTAATTCTAGTTATTGGTAAGCGTAGGCATTTAGGGCTTGCGTTTTTTTTTCTAATGCTTGGAATTCCTGTGCTGTTACGTGTTTATGGTCTCTACGAACACCGGAATCAGACGCACGTCCGCCTCGATCAATGCGCATCAGGAGTAGCTCTCGCGTACTTTTTTGTCTTTTATCCCGTTGCGTGGGGACGGCTAAAGCAATCTCTGCCAGTTCTCGCATTGATCGCATTGGCCCTCGCGACAGGTCTCGTTCTTAACCGTGTTGGCGTCATCTCGATGCCGGAACGTTTGGCATATTTCACGTTTATTAGTATGGTTCTTGTTCTCTTTTCTGAATACGGTAGGTGGTGGCAATCCAGAGCGCACCATCCACTGATCTTGTATCTCGCGACTCGTTCGTATTCTTTGTATTTGGTTCATATTGAGGCGATTTCTCTTGTAGACAAGATTCATATCGAAAACGCCCTTGCTAGGTGTGCCGTAATCTGGTTTTTTTCGCTCCTATGTGCAGAATTGCTATATCGATTGATTGAGCGGCCAGGAATGGAACTGCGCGGCAAGATGTCTACGCTCCGCTCGGAGCATGCCCCAGTGCCAAAGCAGCCAATCGAGCACGAAAGTCACGGAAACGTTTCAGCGAATTTAATTGAGACAACCCGTAGCCGTTAA